TTTGTGCAGGAAGGCCGCTCCAACCGCGCCGCCGCGCGTTTGCAGGCGCTGGTGAGCAACAAGGCGACTGTGCTGCGCAAGGTCGAAGGCGCGTCCGATGAACGCGGCACCAGTGGCTTTGGCGCGCATGCGCAGCAACGCGAAGTGCCGCTGCGCGAGCTGGTGGTGGGCGACATCGTGATGCTGTCTGCGGGCGACATGATTCCCGCCGATTGCCGCGTGCTCAGCGCCAAGGATCTGTTCGTGAGCCAGGCCGCGATGACCGGCGAATCGCTGCCCGTGGAAAAGCAGCCAGAAGCCGCAACGCCCGTCGATGCGGGCTCGGTCCTGGAGGCGACCAATCTGCTGTTCATGGGCACGAACGTGGTGTCCGGCTCGGCGCTGGCCTTGGTGCTGGCAACGGGCAATCGCACCTATTTCGGCACCATCGCCACGCGCGTGACCAGCACCGACCGCGCACCCACGGCCTTCGAAGCCGGGGTGAACAGCGTGAGCTGGCTGCTGATCCGCTTCGCCGCGATCATGGTGCCCATCGTGCTGCTGCTCAACGGCTTCACCAAGGGCGACTGGACCGAGGCCTTCCTGTTCGCGCTGTCGGTGGCCGTCGGTCTCACGCCCGAGATGCTGCCGATGATCGTGACCTCCACGCTCGCCAAGGGCGCGGTGTCGCTGTCGCGCCAGAAGGTGGTGGTGAAACGGCTCGATGCGATCCAGAGCTTTGGCGCGATGGATGTGCTGTGCACCGACAAGACCGGCACGCTCACGCAGGACAAGATCGCGCTGGAACGCCACACCGACGTGATGGGCCACGACAGCGACGAGGTGCTGCAGTTCGCCTATCTGAACAGCTACTACCAGACGGGTCTGAAGAACCTGCTCGACCGTGCCGTGCTCGAACACGTCGAGCTGCACACCGCCATGCGCGTGACCGAGGACTACCGCAAGGTGGACGAGATTCCGTTCGACTTCCAGCGTCGCCGCATGTCGGTGGTGGTGGCCGAGCGCGACCATCACCACGAGCTCATCTGCAAGGGCGCGCTTGAAGAAATCCTGCAATGCTGCACGCAGATGCGCGACGGCGATGCGGTGCTCGCGCTCACGCCCGAACGCGTGGCGCAGGTGCTGGAAGTCACCCAGCAGCTCAATGCGGAAGGCCTGCGCGTGGTGGCCGTGGCGATGAAGGAAGTGCCGCCCGGCAAGACGCAATACGGCATCGCCGACGAATGCGAGCTCACGCTGATCGGCTACGTCGCGTTTCTCGATCCACCCAAGGACACGGCGGCCAGCGCCATTCAGGCGCTGCACGAGCATGGTGTTGCCGTCAAGGTGCTCACCGGCGACAGCGAACTCGTCGCGCGCAAGGTCTGCCGCGATGTGGGTCTGCCAGTGGACACCGTGCTGCTCGGCAACGACGTGGAAGCCATGGACGAAGCGACGCTGCGCGAGGCCGTCGAACACTACACACTGTTCGCCAAACTCGCGCCGCTGCACAAGGAGCGCATCGTGCGCGCGCTGCGTGCCAACGGCCACATCACGGGCTTCATGGGCGACGGCATCAACGACGCTCCGGCCCTGCGCGCCGCCGACATCGGCATCAGCGTGGACAGCGCAGTCGACATCGCCAAGGAAGCCGCCGACATCATCCTGCTGGAGAAAAGCCTGATGGTGCTGGAGCAAGGCGTGGTCGAAGGTCGCCGCACCTTCAGCAACATGCTCAAGTACATCCGCATGACGGCCAGCTCCAACTTCGGCAACGTCTTCTCGGTGCTGATCGCCTCGGCCTTCATCCCGTTCCTGCCGATGCTGCCCATGCAACTGCTGATGCAGAACCTGCTCTACGACATCTCGCAGATCGCCATTCCGTTCGACAACGTGGACGACGAACTCGTCAAGCACCCGCTGCGCTGGAACCCCAAGGATCTGGGCCGCTTCATGGTGTTCTTCGGCCCCATCAGCTCGCTGTTCGACGTGGTCACCTTCGTGCTGATGTGGTTCGTCTTTCACGCCAACCAGCCCGAAAAGCAGGCGCTGTTCCAGTCCGGCTGGTTCGTCGTCGGCCTGCTCACGCAGACGCTGATCGTGCACATGATCCGCACACCCAAGATCCCCTTCATCCAAAGCCGCGCATCGTGGCCCATGCTGATGATGACAGCCGCCGTCATGGCCGCCGGCATCTTTCTGCCGATGGGACCACTCGCCAGCTACTTCAAGATGGAGCCGCTGCCAGCCAGCTACTTCCCCTGGCTGTTTGTCATATTGTTCTGTTACGCTGCCGTGACAACCTTGGCGAAGCGCGTGTACATCAAGCGCTACGGCTGGCAATGATGACGATGACGACGACAACAACAAGCTCCGTGGAAAGACCGCAGCATGCAGGCCCTGCAGAACCTCAACGCCATGGCGGCGCTCAACACATTCGTCAGCCTGCTTTTCGCCTTCATCTTCGGCAGCGTCATCGGCCTTGAACGCCAGATCCGCCAACGCACGGCGGGTCTGCGCACCAACACGCTGGTCGCAGTCGGTGCAGCCGTGTTCGTGGATCTCGCCATGCGCCTTGGCGGCGCAGACGGCGCGACCCGCGTGATCGCCTACGTCGTCTCCGGCGTAGGCTTTCTCGGCGCGGGCTCGATCATGAAGGAAGGCGCCAACATCACCGGCCTGAACACCGCAGCCACCCTCTGGGGCTCCGCCGCCGTGGGCGCGTGCTGCGGCGCGAGCATGATCCTCGAAGCCGGCATGGCGACCCTGTTCGTGCTCGCCTCCAACACCTTGCTGCGCCCGGTCGTCAACACCATCAACCGCCGCCCCGTGAACGAAACCGCAGGCGAAGCGATCTACTACGTCTACGCCATCTGCAGCGCCAGCGTACAAGCGGCAGTGCGCGAAAAAATGCTGGAACTCCTGGATGCCGCCAACTACCCCGCCCGCTCCGTGGAAAAACACGCCTTCGGCCCCAGCGACACAGAAATCGAAATCGTGCTCCACGCCACCTCGGTGGAGGCAGACGAACTGGACGCAGTAGTCAAACAGATAGAAGCATTGCCGGGCGTGTTGCAAGCCTTCTGGAACTCCAGCACTGAAGAGTAATGCTCAGGGTAATCAAGCTCGTAGATAGGGCTCCAGCATCCATGCGGCTTGCCGAGGTGGCAGAACCTTCGATGTGCGAGCTGAAGTCATAAACAACGCCCTCAGCCTTCAGTTTGCAACCATCAGCGCTCGGGGGCTGTGCGGCTCTGTCCGACCCTGAGCAGAAGTTCGCACGGCGCCAAAGTGGCCTTTCAGAACGACCTTCAGAGCTTGACAACTCCTCGAATTTTCTCGTTGCGGCTCAGTTGTGAAGCGGGGAAGCGGATCTTGTCCTTTTGCGCCTTGTCCCCCGCATGCAGTGTGATTCGACAATCGTGAAATCTTACCAATATGCAACATAGATGACTATACTAAATGACGGCGCTATAGATAATTTACAGGGGAAACCGCATGCTTAGTTCTGTTCGCAGTCTCATACTCGTAGCTCTTGCTACTGGTGTATCAACTACCGCTTCCGCTGCTTTGCCACAGTCTGGACTCTGGGCATTTGATGGCGAATCAAACGGCAAGCCAGGCCGCGGCTTTCAGATCGACCGTCAGGATGGAAACCGAATCATCGTCTCCTACTTCGGCTACCGTTCAGATGGCTCGTCAATGTTCCTTCAAGCAGCGGGAAGCATTGGAGATGATGGCAAGACCTTCTCGGCTGAACTGAACGAATACAAGAACGGTCGCGCAATGGGCGGCGATGCACGAACTGGTGAACTGGCACAGATGATGGGTACGGTGCTGATGGAGTTCGACACGTCCTCCACAGGCGCCATCACCTTGCCAAGTGAGGCAAAGAGACCCATTTCCCGCATCGCATTCAACGAACATCGCACCCGGCTGAACAATGACTTCAATCTCACTCGAGTGGTCTTCGACAAAGCGTTCTCGTGGACTTTCCAAGATTCAGCTAGCTTTGCGCTGAATGGGGACGGCTTGAATTTCAAGATAGTTAGATTCAGTGGGACGGAGACATGCTCGTTTGAGGGAGATCTGTCTGCCAGCGGAGACGCTTTCGTCTCCAAGGGCAGCTATCACTGCGTGGCCATGGCACCCGGGTACTATCGTCTGGAAGAGCTGAAAGTGGATCAGTTCGGATTTCTCTCAGCCATGCTTCACATCAGCACAGATGCGAACATGTCCTATTTCAACAGCCAGAAATTGTTTGGAACCTGCATCGGACCTTTGGGTGCCGTGATCCTTGGTGTTCCAAATCAAAATCCCATTTGCACGACAACGGAGCTTGAGGAAGCTCCGTAAATCGATATCCGCCTCTCGCATTCGAACATGCGAGAGCCTCCAGCATTCATGCAGGCGAATCAGTTGAATTTGAGGGGCGGATTATTGGTGTTACTCTTGATTCCTAGGGTGAATATCCGGTTTTGGCCGGGAGCACCAATAGCTCACACTCCACCAATTTCATCGAAGTCTCCATTGGGCTATTACGACTTCAGAGCTTCAACACCGATGGCCCCACTCGCATGAATGCCAGTGCCCTGTTCAGGACTTCCACTACCCGAAACAAGCAATGCCCACCCATCTCGCGGAGTCGCGAGATGCCGGCACGAGCAACGCGAAGTGCCGAATCACACCTCTTATGAAAACACTGACTCGCGGCGGTTGCCCGAACGGAGCGCCTACGGCGCGAAGCTGAGTTCTGCCGCGTGACCCCGCATTCAAGCGCACTTTTGGTGACTTTTCGCGCGCCAGCGAAAAGTTACTCGCCCACCGGGGCGAGACCCGGCACCCGCAAACAAACGCCCAGCAGCGGCCAGCACCGCCAACAAAAGAAAAACTAGAACAACCCACCCGCAGCGCTAGGCGGCGTAACCCCGAGGTGACGAAACGCAGCAAGAGTAGCCACCCGACCCCGCGGCGTACGCTGCAAATACCCTTGCTGAATCAAATAAGGCTCGATCACATCCTCGATCGTCCCCGACTCCTCGCCGATGCTGGCCGCAATATTGTCCAGTCCCACAGGCCCGCCATCAAAGCGATGAATCACCGCTTCCAGCAGCTTGCGGTCCATCACATCGAAGCCCTGCGGATCGACATCCAGCATCGTCAACGCACGCTGCGCGATGTCCAGCGTGATGCGTCCGTCGCCCTTCACGTCCGCATAGTCGCGCACGCGGCGCAGCAGGCGGTTGGCGATACGTGGCGTGCCGCGTGAACGGCGCGCGATTTCAAAGCAGCCGTCTTCGTCGATCGGCGCGCCGAGCAGACCGGCGCTGCGCTTGACGATCTTGGCCAACTCATCGGGCGTGTAGAACTCCAGTCGCGCGACGATGCCGAAGCGGTCGCGCAGCGGGTTGGTCAGCATGCCCGCGCGCGTGGTCGCGCCGACCAGCGTGAACGGCTGCAGGTCAAGCTTGATCGAGCGCGCCGCAGGGCCTTCGCCGATCATGATGTCGATCTGGTAGTCCTCCAGCGCGGGATACAGAATTTCTTCGACGACCGGCGACAGGCGATGGATCTCGTCGATGAAGAGCACATCGTTGCGCTCCAGATTGGTCAGCAGCGCGGCCAGGTCCTTGGGCTTTTCGAGCACCGGGCCCGAGGTCTGGCGCAGGTTCACCCCCAACTCGGCCGCGATGATGTGGCTGAGCGTGGTCTTGCCCAGACCGGGCGGGCCGAACAGCAGCACATGGTCGAGCGCTTCGCCACGCTTGCGCGCTGCGCCAATGAAGATTTCGAGCTGCTCGCGCGCCTTGGCCTGGCCGACGTATTCATCCAGCAGCTTGGGACGCAGCGCGCGCTCCAGTGCGTCTTCCTGCGGTGAAGCGGGCGCGGCGGAAACCACGCGGGGCTTTGGCGGAGTGGGAGCGAAATCGTCGGTATGGATGGTCATGCGGGGGTCATGCGTGCGCGAGAAAAATCGGTGGTGTCAGCTCTGGATTTCTGACTGCATCCATTATCCCTTGATGCCCTTTTCCGCTAGCCGACGTGCGTATGCGGCAAGGATCAGGCGCTCGGAATGCACCAGGTAATCGTTGAGCGACTGCGATGCCTCCAGGGGCTTGCCGGACTCGAACAACGCAAGAATCTGCTGGTTCATGTCCACATAGGGCGCGTGCAGAAAATGCGGGTCCTGCATCAGGCCAAACGCCACGCGCAGTTCGGCAAGCAGGTGCGAGAACATCACGTTCAAGCGTTCGCTGTCGGCCAGTTCCACCACCGCTTTGTGAAACGCCATGTTGGCCGTGCCCACGCCCAGCCAGTCTTCGTTGGTGCGGCAGGTCTGCGCGCTGTCCACCGCCTCGCGCATGTGCGCCACCGCCGGGTGCATGGGGTAGCCTTGAGCGAGCGCCTGGCATTCGATCATGCGGCGCACGCGGTAGATGTCGATGATCGACGCAATGCTGGGCACCACCACCGACACGCCCTTGTTGGGCTCGTGCGAGAGCAGGCCTTCCTTGGTCAGCACGCGAAAGGCTTCGCGCACGGTGCTGCGCGAGATGTCGAGGCTCTCGCACAGCGCGGCTTCGGACAGACGTTCACCCGGCATCCACTCCCCCAGAACGAGCTTGCTGCGCAATTGTTCGGCGATGCGGTCCGTGAGGTTCAGGGCTTCGGTGGTGCGGGACATGGTGACGGGCTGGTGGCAGGCTGTTCGGACGGGATGATCTTCAAGCCAGCAGTGTAGCCAAGGCCTCGCGAAGCCCCGGTTTGTCCGAGAAAAAGTGGATCCGCAACAGTCAATAGGCCCCATATTGTCAGACAAAATACGGGTTTGCACCTATGCACAACACTGTATTGTCTTATGCAAAATAGTCATTGTCAGACAATCCAATTGATTTTGTAACACAAACAAGGATTGACGATGTCCTTGCCAATGCGCTCCACACCGCAGGCAGCGACTCCCAACTGATGGCGCAGGCCGCTTTCCGGCCCTGCAACAGGCAGCCGGCAGCAACCATTCAAAGGATCCAACATGCCAACCGACGTCAACCTCTGGCCCCTCATAGGCGTGGCCATCATCATTGCGGGCTTCGTGCTGCGCTTCAATCCCATGCTGGTGGTGATCGTCACCGCCATCGGCACCGCGCTGGCGGCGGGGTTTCCGATCGAGAAGGTGCTCACCACCATCGGCACCGGCTTCGTGAAGACGCGCAATCTGCCGTTGATCATCCTGCTGCCGCTCGCCGTGATCGGTCTGCTGGAGCGCCACGGTCTGCGCCAGCACGCGCAGCGCTGGATCAGCAACATCAAGTCGGCCACCGCTGGCCGCCTGTTCATCGTCTACCTGGCCGCGCGCCAGTTGACCGCCGCCGTCGGACTGACCAGCCTGGGCGGTCATCCGCAGATGGTGCGTCCGCTGCTCGCCCCCATGGCCGAAGGCGCGACCGAAAACCGCTACGGCAAGCTGCCCGCCAAGGTGCGCGACAAGCTGCGCGCTTTCTCTGCCGCCACCGACAACGTGGGCCTGTTCTTCGGTGAAGACATCTTCGTGGCGTTCGGTGCCATCGTGCTGATGGTCACGTTCCTCAAGGAAGCGGGCATCGAGGTCGAGCCGATCCATGTCGCACTGTGGGGCATTCCGACGGCCATCACCGCTTTCGTGATCCATGCGATCCGCCTGCACCGTCTCGACGCGACGCTGGCCAAGGAAATCGCTTCCGAAAACGCCGCTGAAACCGCAGCCGCCAACACCAAGAAGTGAGCCCGAACATGACGCTGACGATTCAACATCTGTACTACCTGATCGGCTTCATTCTGGCCGT
This genomic stretch from Diaphorobacter sp. HDW4B harbors:
- the mgtA gene encoding magnesium-translocating P-type ATPase — its product is MQILNNLFRAFVRRRRMGGFFHRRAIPTDHSAGHGRAVPTELTRNLLLASQGDARTTLQRLNSGEDGLSDDTAAALLTQHGPNEVEHEQPLSPLQHLWQCYKNPFNLLLTLLAVVSYVTEDVKATVVIGSMVVLSTLLRFVQEGRSNRAAARLQALVSNKATVLRKVEGASDERGTSGFGAHAQQREVPLRELVVGDIVMLSAGDMIPADCRVLSAKDLFVSQAAMTGESLPVEKQPEAATPVDAGSVLEATNLLFMGTNVVSGSALALVLATGNRTYFGTIATRVTSTDRAPTAFEAGVNSVSWLLIRFAAIMVPIVLLLNGFTKGDWTEAFLFALSVAVGLTPEMLPMIVTSTLAKGAVSLSRQKVVVKRLDAIQSFGAMDVLCTDKTGTLTQDKIALERHTDVMGHDSDEVLQFAYLNSYYQTGLKNLLDRAVLEHVELHTAMRVTEDYRKVDEIPFDFQRRRMSVVVAERDHHHELICKGALEEILQCCTQMRDGDAVLALTPERVAQVLEVTQQLNAEGLRVVAVAMKEVPPGKTQYGIADECELTLIGYVAFLDPPKDTAASAIQALHEHGVAVKVLTGDSELVARKVCRDVGLPVDTVLLGNDVEAMDEATLREAVEHYTLFAKLAPLHKERIVRALRANGHITGFMGDGINDAPALRAADIGISVDSAVDIAKEAADIILLEKSLMVLEQGVVEGRRTFSNMLKYIRMTASSNFGNVFSVLIASAFIPFLPMLPMQLLMQNLLYDISQIAIPFDNVDDELVKHPLRWNPKDLGRFMVFFGPISSLFDVVTFVLMWFVFHANQPEKQALFQSGWFVVGLLTQTLIVHMIRTPKIPFIQSRASWPMLMMTAAVMAAGIFLPMGPLASYFKMEPLPASYFPWLFVILFCYAAVTTLAKRVYIKRYGWQ
- a CDS encoding MgtC/SapB family protein, which translates into the protein MQALQNLNAMAALNTFVSLLFAFIFGSVIGLERQIRQRTAGLRTNTLVAVGAAVFVDLAMRLGGADGATRVIAYVVSGVGFLGAGSIMKEGANITGLNTAATLWGSAAVGACCGASMILEAGMATLFVLASNTLLRPVVNTINRRPVNETAGEAIYYVYAICSASVQAAVREKMLELLDAANYPARSVEKHAFGPSDTEIEIVLHATSVEADELDAVVKQIEALPGVLQAFWNSSTEE
- the ruvB gene encoding Holliday junction branch migration DNA helicase RuvB: MTIHTDDFAPTPPKPRVVSAAPASPQEDALERALRPKLLDEYVGQAKAREQLEIFIGAARKRGEALDHVLLFGPPGLGKTTLSHIIAAELGVNLRQTSGPVLEKPKDLAALLTNLERNDVLFIDEIHRLSPVVEEILYPALEDYQIDIMIGEGPAARSIKLDLQPFTLVGATTRAGMLTNPLRDRFGIVARLEFYTPDELAKIVKRSAGLLGAPIDEDGCFEIARRSRGTPRIANRLLRRVRDYADVKGDGRITLDIAQRALTMLDVDPQGFDVMDRKLLEAVIHRFDGGPVGLDNIAASIGEESGTIEDVIEPYLIQQGYLQRTPRGRVATLAAFRHLGVTPPSAAGGLF
- a CDS encoding GntR family transcriptional regulator; the encoded protein is MSRTTEALNLTDRIAEQLRSKLVLGEWMPGERLSEAALCESLDISRSTVREAFRVLTKEGLLSHEPNKGVSVVVPSIASIIDIYRVRRMIECQALAQGYPMHPAVAHMREAVDSAQTCRTNEDWLGVGTANMAFHKAVVELADSERLNVMFSHLLAELRVAFGLMQDPHFLHAPYVDMNQQILALFESGKPLEASQSLNDYLVHSERLILAAYARRLAEKGIKG
- a CDS encoding DUF969 domain-containing protein, translating into MPTDVNLWPLIGVAIIIAGFVLRFNPMLVVIVTAIGTALAAGFPIEKVLTTIGTGFVKTRNLPLIILLPLAVIGLLERHGLRQHAQRWISNIKSATAGRLFIVYLAARQLTAAVGLTSLGGHPQMVRPLLAPMAEGATENRYGKLPAKVRDKLRAFSAATDNVGLFFGEDIFVAFGAIVLMVTFLKEAGIEVEPIHVALWGIPTAITAFVIHAIRLHRLDATLAKEIASENAAETAAANTKK